The Drosophila sulfurigaster albostrigata strain 15112-1811.04 chromosome 3, ASM2355843v2, whole genome shotgun sequence genomic sequence TTACTTTTTCAGTTATAAATTGTACTTTTCTATATCCAGCGTGGTCATATCTTGCATTTTAATCAAATAGGAAATACAACAATTAATTCTCAAGCGTTACAATCTCCATAATTGCTATTGATAGTATAAGGAATAGAAGAtcaatattatgaaattactATTCAACTATGAATTCCTAGCAGTATTTACGAAAAAAGCTGGATGATATGAACTACCAATTTACGTTGTATTCAGTGTAGTTTTAAGATCAATGCTATGAAACTACCAATTAGCTTTGTAATACAAAGTTTGTATTCATTGTAGTTTTATATACCAAAGCTTAATGCTATGAAACTACCATTCGTATCCAGTTTCAATGCAATTAACAGCATCTTTtcttaaaagtaaaatttaataatgaaaaactgCTGAGTTGTATGGGAAAATATTAAACAGCAATCCAGCtaattgctttcattttatgCTGCCACTTGCAGGTCAAAGTGGCTGAATGGAATGATGTCACAGGACTGCAGCCGCTCAATGCGAAATTTGTGCGCTTGCGACCGCATGTGGAGTTCGAGAAGAATCGCACGTACATTGTGACGACGGTGCTCGAGGAGCCCTACATCAAGGTAAAGAAGCCGGAATTCGGGGAGCAGTTGCGTGGCAACGACCGCTTCGAGGGCTATTGCAAGGATCTGGCCGATTTACTGTCCAAGCAACTGGGACTCGATTGTAAGTGATTGATAACAAAGCGACGACAAACGCACTCTCCAATTGCATACCATACGTATTTGCCTTACAGATGAACTGCGCCTGGTTAAGGATGGCAGTTACGGTTCGGAGAATCCCGCGGTGCAAGGTGGATGGGATGGCATGGTCGGCGAGCTGGTGCGAAAGGTGAGAAATTCGTGTGCAGCAatcgaaactgaaactgagactGACTATTTACATTCTCCCACTcccacttctctctctctctctctctctctctctcgctccgtTTCTCATCATCTGTCTCGCTGTCATTTGGAAATGCAGGAAGCGGATATTGCCATTGCCCCCATGACGATTACCGCTGAACGCGAACGTGTCATCGACTTCAGCAAGCCGTTCATGTCGCTGGGCATCTCCATTATGATTAAGAAGCCAGTGAAGCAGACGCCCGGCGTGTTCAGCTTCATGAATCCTTTATCACAGGAAATTTGGGTGCGTATGTGTTTGTAACTCCTCTTCTAATTCTCCCCGTCCCCTACACTCACTTCCCCAATCTTCGTTGCCATGTTGCCATGTTGCTTGCTCGAAGCTGTACAAAGAGTGGAAACTTTCGAAACGTTCCAGCCAGTGGCTAAGAGGCAACTTTGAGTTGATTCCTGCTGTAAGCTGTCATATTGCTTGCCTTCGAGATAGCGAGTGGAGTCCTTGCCCTCCTTTAatgctgctcttgctgttgctgttgctgctgcagtgttTTGGCCAGGGCTTCGTGCAGCAATATATagttcatacatatgtatgtcaaATATGGCATGAACGGTATACAAGGCTTATATCAAATGTAGGACAGCTTGATGGCTTGTCAGAACAATATCTTTAAACGAACTGCAGtaaaaagcaaagagaaaatGCGAGAGCTACCTTTAAAGAAGGGAAAAAGaagtaatataatttttctaattaattaaagtgattgatttattgccgatacactctctttctctcattcCTGTTGACCCGTTTTGAATTACTTACGCCAGCCTTAAACAGCATCGCAGTCTAGACGTGAATCGCGTCcagtgtttattttttgctttggtAACGAGtcaaaataatgcaaaattttgCGCTGCATACAAATGagtaaagtttttcatttttgttggcGCCCATTGCCTGGTAATTTTTACGCTCGTGCTTCCTTCTACTTCTACATTATTTTTCATCTtcgtttgtgttgtttttttttttttttcattttcatttatgttggctcgttttttggttttgtattttcgCCGCTCCCTGGGAAAGTTTGCGGCAAACTTggacttttgtatatttatttcttctgGTTTCGGCTTCGACGTGGTACCTCGTAAGCTCCCAAAGTTTAATAGAGTAAACGACAAAGTTTTTTCTGTGCTTTTGCTActgtttgcctttttttctctctgtacattacaaacaacaacaaaagcagcagcaacaaacaccaacaacaaactgtaacaacaacaacaacaacaacaatgacaaacGCTGCAAGCAAAAATTACGTTGCCGTCAAGTTTTAAATTTGGCTCTAGTCCAAAGTTGGCCGTTTGACGCTTGTTTAAATAATGGCCAGCCATAAAAATTATATGAGCATTTAGTTGATATTGGCCCGactgatgttgatgctgttgctgacacTGATGTTGTAACATCATCTTCCTGTTAAGTCGACCAACTCCAAGTGGCTCTTTAATCTAATGGCAATTGGGGGAAAAAAATAGTAAGCTTCAGAGACCAGCTTTCATATCTGTATCTCGCGAGACTTcattcaaacacacactctaTAGTTGGGTGTTGTACAATGAAGTGAAAATGCAATAAGTTGaaggcaaaatatttttaacaaaagtAGAGGTTAGTCGATAGACCCTATAGGTATCGGTTGGCATTAAAAAGTCAATAGGCACTAAGCCATCGGCATCATCAGTCGTGATTAAGAGATCATCAGTTGCCGGTAGAAGATCGTCAGTcgtaaaaattataatagaaGGAGAAGAAGTTGTCAGTCATAACGAAATCAAACATCAGCAGAAAgcagtattttttaagttaatatAACTCAACTTTCAcccatatatatgtatatgttatgtatatgtatgcatatgtttCTCAACTACCAATCGAATACCTTAAACTTAAGTCACACACTTCTTCATCTTTGAGGTCTCTTTGCTGTCTACAAATTGATGGTTTCCACATACCctttattaacaaattaatttgtgcAGGGTGCCGAGAAAGTGTTGACAGCGCGACGCAAACGcaaaattaaatgctaatAAAAGTCAGTGAACAGCGATGTGAAAGCTTATGCTTATTTTGACATCAgctaaaaaattacaaatgcaaattagttAAGTCAAGAAGgagtgtgcgtttgtgtgtgtgtgtgtgtgtgtgtgtgaagccaAAGGAGCAAAAGGTGCCAGCGAAAGGACCTGCGAAGTTAGCAAGCTAATATAAAAGACTTTCTCAAAAAAatttatcataaattaaatgaagcaTTTTCCGCTGCACACACGACACACAGCAACAAGGCAGCCAGGACACAGCGAAGCGTCGCCACGATGACAGCAACGCCCAATAAAAgccaacgcacacacacacacacacaagtgagAGGCCTActctgtgtgtatgcgtgtgtgtgtgtaggtgacACCTTTTCTctttggcacacacacagtgaacTGCGCGGGGGCCTGTGGCAACCATTGAAGCATTGATAACGTTCGCGACaccaaccaaaaaagaaaggaGCCAACGGCAACAGTTGGTAACAAAGTCAGGTGAACAGAGGCTGTCGATGTCCTGGCTTCTCTCTTGCCTCTCGCTCTTCTCCGCTGCCATTGTTTCTTTCCGTCGTCCCATTAAGCTAATGCTGCGCCATTTCTAGGAAGCCATTGCCGCTTCCGCTTCAATTAGTAaggaaaatttaatgaaaaatatttttgccagAATTACAGAGAGTTTCGCTTTTacagctgccgttgctgctgttgctattgctgttgttgccactgtaGCTACTGCTACCTCTGATATCTGCTGTTATTTTGTCGTATCTCACAAGcttttcatgtttttattCCGCCAACAGGTGAGCGTCATCTTCAGCTACATCGGCGTCAGCATTGTGCTTTTCTTTGTGTCCCGCTTCTCCCCACATGAATGGCGTCTCGTACAACAGCCGTTACAACAATCACAGCTGCCAGGTAAGTAAGCATTCTACACATACACCTACCATActatacacaaatatacaatatacactCCCGCTGGTGTCAGTTCACAATGAAGACGACGTTGAGGACTATATAAACGGAAGCACAGTGCTTTCAAAAGTTGAGATATATTGTTGAACCTAAATGGAAATTAGCTAAAAGCTTTAAACAGTTGGATTTTCATTTCCTATTGGGCTACTTACAGACAAGTAATTGGGGTAGCAGTGATGCGAGCGTGACACGATTTGAAGTTTGACTGAAAGTGAAGTGCATAGCTTtaattttggcatatttacaATGCATACTTTTAAGTATATTTCCTAAGTTGataatttcgtatattttaaaagtagtagtatatcagAATACCAGGTatactttttagtatatttgagtCGGTTaactatctggtatatttggaacaCTATGGAATGTTTTGAAAGTGGtagtatatcggtataccaaatgtttttcagtatatttgcaTTGGTTaactatctggtatattttgtactcttcGTTATATTGTGtaagtagtagtatatcggtatactAAGAATAACTTTGCCTCGCTTGCCAATCaggtttattttgtatagtatattttcaaatgttgtaccaaatatagcattgattatattttagtattttagcggtatctttatttggtatatattacaataataacgaaatgttttacttttattataaatgtgtaGATGGTATCTCGAAGTCTATCTAACTTGTCTCTATTTTTTGTTCTATTATTAATAGAATTCAATCAATAACTTTAACCAtcagcaattaaattaaaaaaaaatattcttttaataatattgttacCTAACTATCAAAACTTTATGCTTATTTGGTTTATTAGAAATTTTACATACAACGAATATTCTAAGCAgtaattctattatttttataatacggaaatttaatttttccaaAACATAAGAAAAGTGCTAAATGgtaaagtttaatatttaccCACacgaatatttaaaatgcctCTTACGACGAATTTCCATCTCTAGCAGAGTAGTAATATTATTTGACCAGCAAATTTGCTGCAATAAACTTGAATCTTTTGCAATTAAGCGCTTAGTTAAGCCcacattattattgtaatttatttaaacaattttctagTCTCACGACTTATTTGCATCTCCAGCAGAGCAACAACTTTTTCAAATGGGATTTTGGTGTAATAGACTTACATTTTTGGGGTCCAAATGCAAGGCAAATAATGTGCAAAATACagacacactaacacacacacacacacaggggcATACAGACACcgttttgtgtgcgtgtgtcgtTTTTATGGGcgatattgatattttatgaGCTGCCTGGGAAAACAGCAGCTGGCGATGAGGAGGAGGTGTGCAAGGGACAGGAGCAGGGGCAGGGGCTGGAGTATTACAGTGGCATCTGTGGCATAACATTGAACTTGTTTTGCATGCGATGGCATGTAATTGAATTATCTGATTCAATTTTGTAGGTGGTGGAGGTGACGTTGTCggtgccgttgccgttgctagGGACTTTGAAATTCTCGATGTGCTGAGAGGAGGgcttctctgtgtgtgtgtgtgtgttgccggCAATCAAAATCCAAAAGCGGAGGTCACATATGAGCGCAGACAGACAATTGCCTCTCATAACAATCTATTGGCATCCTGCAAAACATCCTTAATGTAATTTTAGCGGAAagtaaacaacattttgtatGCAGGCAACGTGTTAGCAGCTACTGCAAAGTGCCAACAAAAAACTCGGTACGAAATAAAATCTGTCATGCGAATGCAtgtcagcagcagccagaagCAGCAGTCAGAATGACTTGTGTAGTCAGTGCGACAGTCGCtgcttttgcaattgcagcagagTTCTGGCTACGCTTTGGCTTTCACTTTGGATTCGCTTTGGActcgctttggctttggctctgcGCTTGATTGCATATCAATTAGAGCAGGCGCAAAAAGTCAAGCCAAACGAAATGATTGACAGGCAAGAGCCAGCAAAGCAGCTACaggaaatacacacacacacaccgacataCATTTATGCAGGACAGTCGAGAGTTGCTTTCTTTCTATGTCCTGTCTGCGGTTTCATTTTGTGGCCAACTCACACcatcttcctcttcctcttcatcTCTTACAGATCCACATGCACATCACGAACAGCTTGCCAATCAGCAGCCACCCGGCATCATTGGTGGCGCCACCGTTCCCCCTCCGCCCGGTCCACCAACTCCGGGGCCACAGACAGCTGCATGTGCGGCAGCTCTGCAGGCATCGCTCTCAGCAGGCAGCCTGTCATCGAGTGCCACAGCCAACTCGGCGGCCGTCAATGAGTTCAGCATCTTGAACTCGTTCTGGTATTCATTGGCAGCCTTTATGCAGCAGGGTTGCGATCTCTCGCCACGATCGGTGTCGGGTCGCATTGCGGCTGCCTCGTGGTTCTTCTTCACCCTCATACTCATCTCATCGTACACGGCCAACTTGGCCGCCTTCCTCACCGTCGAGCGCATGGTGACACCAATCAATTCAGCAGAGGATTTGGCTATGCAAACCGAGGTGCAATATGGCACCTTGTTGCACGGTTCCACCTGGGACTTCTTTAGGGTAAGCACTGTTTAGTCCACGTTTGAGTTatgattgcaaattaatttataatcgACTTTgctctgtgttttgtgttttgtccTTATACAGCGTTCGCCCATTGGGTTGCACAACAAAATGTGGGAGTACATGAACTCACACAAGAGCGTCTTTGTGCCCACCTACGACGAGGGGATTCGACGTGTGCGCACATCGAAGGGCAAGTATGCCCTGTTGGTCGAGTCGCCCAAAAATGAATACGTGAATGCCAGGGAGCCGTGCGATACAATGAAAGTGGGTCCCAACATGGACACAAAAGGATTTGGCATTGCCACGCCATTGGGTTCAGCGCTCAAGTAAGTAACTGCCAATGTTTTGATCTTGGACTGAGGAAAAGCCATCAATTTCCTTGGCTTTATTAAACAAGttgaacagcagcagacgagtgtgtgtgactgtgatTAACTTGATTTAGATTTTGGTAGAATACGTATTATTAGCGACATGTTCAATTGGTTATTAAAAAGCTTTCAAGTTTACTTTGTGATTATACTAAATTTaggatttaatttaattatacaaattaaaattacataaattatcaacaaaatactaaaaatgccaaaagcttCATTTGGTATACCATATCCTATGTACACACTGATTCACTGTCAGATATACATTTTCGGTATTCTCGTTAAGATATTCCAAATCAATAcgccaaaaatactaaaatataccagaagctttatttcgtatattgatattagACATCTGCATGAGTGGCAAAAAAATCACATTCAAATGCACAATGCTCAAAATGAGTTGAGTGAATttgaaagcaaagccaaacTGAAGTGAATGAGTTGACTCGCTTACGTACGACTCAGTCGCACAAAgaatagagaaagagaaacgaaTTGATTGAAGTGAGAACTCAGAAAACTGAGACGCTGAATTCGAACGATTCAAGTTGcaactgtaaataaaattaaactgtaaatataaattaaaacaacaacattaaactaaaaagacaataaaaataacgcggactacaaatacatacagaTTCGTCCGCTTCTTTTATTAATAAGGTGTCCATGAATGCGTCTTTGAACTGCAAGCCTCAGAAAAAGAATGGACCGAATTTGCACGCAACAACTCGAATTACTCGAATATACTACGCAGTGTCAAATTTGTCATTTCCCTTTTCGCTTCATTCGTTCTCTTTCATTTCGTTCAACGTCCCAAGCTATGAAGCAAAACGCGAACTTTTACTGATACAATGTCGATTCATTTCTTGCATTCCActcattccattccattccattcgaATGTATTCAATGAGACGTATGTTGTGAGTGGTCTCATGCAGATGTCTAATTGATATACCACATTCAATATACATCCTGCTCGGCTGTGAGATTCATATTTTAGGTATTCTTataaagatataccaaatcaatacacaaaaaataataaaatataccaaatgccttatttcaaatattgatataccacatTGAATGAATACACtggtatacaaaatattcgaTAACCTGTTGGAGACTGTCCGCTTTCTGTCAATTTCAtcacattttctttttcgacTTAGTTCAAATACTCTTCTACACTTTGATTAGCAGGTATTAAAACACAGtttacaattgaaatgcatttctacatatttcaaattcttgTCTCTATGTGGCAATTATACACATTTTCTCTTATCACTAAGTTATAAGACTATTCTATTCTACCATTAAAACATAAAGTTACAACTGCacacataatttatatatttattgttccTTCTCTTCCTTCGCGCAGAGATCCCATCAATATGGCTGTGCTGACACTGACCGAGAACGGTGACTTGATCAAATTGCGAGAGAAATGGTGGTACGACAAGACCGAGTGCAGCCTGAACAAGGATAATCAGGAAGCGTCTCATAATGAGCTGACGCTAAGCAATGTGGCCGGCATATTCTATATACTGATCGGCGGTCTCATGGTCTCCGTGTTTGTGGCAATTATTGAGTTTTGCTTCCGCAGCAAGGCAAACAGTTCCGGCTCATCGCTTGGGGGCGGCGGCAGTGCGAGCAAGAGCAACGGCTCCATGATGCTTGGGCCGGCAAACATTGGACCGGGCGGAGTGGCGTCGACACATCAAAGGAACGCGATGACTGACAGCATGCATGCCAAGGCCAAATTGACCATTCAAGCGAGTCGCGATTACGATAACGGACGTGTGGGGGTGAGTATCGTTAATGTACTTTCTACGCCTGGTGGTTGAAATggttcattgttgttgctgttattttaagcgcaaaacttttatgttaattgtgtgttgaaaacttttgtgATGATGCTAACCGCCGCACAGTATCTCAATTGCACATCCCTACAGTATTATCCCCCGGCGCCCTCCGATGCCAACGAAGCTCTGCACATGAATGCCCATGGTCAGGTTTGACACGAACACGTGCAGGAGTCGCGTCTCTGACGCACACCCTGCGCGCCAACCATACGACGAATAATGGCTAACAGTCGCCAGGAGACGGAGAAGATGCTCGCCGGCGGCAGCATCATCAATGGCAGCAGCCACGACGGCAGCAGCCTGACACACTCGCCGGCCAACGGACAGAACCCCGGCCACACACAGACGTTAATGCGGCACTCGCCGGACATTAAGAAGCATCCACATACGCATCCACATCCTTACGACAAGTAAGTTGAAGAACGTAGTTGTAACACATAAGAGAAGTCTAGCTAATAAGtgccaaaacaaatgaaatgccgCAACTTTGAGCCGCAGTCAACACACATAGTACTTTTAAATCAATCAAGCGATACAATTAAAAggaattaaaaatgaattgcatTGCGAGGCGAAGCGAAtcatattgaattaaatgtatCGTATAACTTGTAATTGAATACTGtatgcaattatattattttttaataagtgcaaaaagcattttttaataaatttgtactcAATGCTCGCGGCGGCGAATCGAGGCAACAGTtacgcacaaaagtatgcaacgttATTTATGTGTGGCcagatgcaaatgcaattgcaatgtgTTAGTCCTGTCAGCAATGCGAAGTGAATGGCAtaaattattgcattattGTTAATAGTCTAGATGGGGAGAATccttaaatactatttatagtgtgcgtgtgcgtatgtatgtgtgtgtgtgcattgcaattcattgcattcaaatgactgattaatatttttaataaacaaacaaaagtataaaaattgcGTAAATTGAAtgggagaaagagaaacaggGACATAGCTGAAAGTGTTCATAATGTCTcgtaatgaaatttgtatgcgcatttgttgttgcatatttgtttataattaaattacagaAAATACATAGCGATAACTAATGAATACCACGAGCAGCGCCAAGCGGGGggcttaataaaaatattgtaataaattaattggcgcaaagaaaacaatttaaattgttgtcaaAACtcaacagaaaaacaaaatatgaagcaaaaagcagaaaaaagaaaaaaatgacgACAGGTcagcaaaaatttaattaaattcattttaattgaaatcgttttgatttgatttcccatacaaattcatagAGGAGGAcatcaaattgttttgctaacaATAAATTGACAATCTATTATGTGGCGAGCTCAactaaaatgttaatttaatgaacaactcaatttttgtctgaattaacaattaattgaataatttatgacGCAAAAATCACAACTCAAAACTCAACAGCTTAGCGTAGAAAATGTTCAGAGCAACATGATTTATAACTAACtcgaaaacaaatgaaacctgtataaatgaattaaaagtCCGAGGCATGCAAATAGTGTTAGATAAattttacattaatatttatgtgtgtgcgtgcgtgtcgCTGTCATTAGTGTAAATAGATTCATTATAATCAATAATagttgcaaaaaaacaaataaataccatTACATTGTTTAAGTCATATcaacctaaaaaaaaatgagatttTAATGGTACTGAGATAACCTTTATAAAgatgaaataagaaaaaaaatacttattacTATTGTAAACTATTTACGTATTCACTGTTGCTAACTCAAATATATTAGTAAATAACATTActattaatttatgcataattttttGATAACTTTAAGTAGAAACTATTGAAGCaggcaaaatgcatttaaatgtttagTTTAACTTTTCCGTTGAACGCAAAATCAAactgaaatcaaataaataaacaaacctaaaaaaagaaacgcataaataaataacattttaataacaaactaCCGAGC encodes the following:
- the LOC133842426 gene encoding glutamate receptor 1 isoform X2, which translates into the protein MDFSGKFVSCLVLWLCCSGNISRVSAQPSLTEKIPLGAIFEQGTDEVQSAFKYAMLNHNLNVSSRRFELQAYVDVINTADAFKLSRLICNQFSRGVYSMLGAVSPDSFDTLHSYSNTFQMPFVTPWFPEKVLTPSSGFLDFALSMRPDYHQAIIDTIQFYGWRKIIYLYDSHDGLLRLQQIYQGLKPGNESFQVELVKRISNVSMAIEFLHTLEQIGRFTKKHIVLDCPTEMAKQILIQHVRDLRLGRRTYHYLLSGLVMDDRWESEIIEFGAINITGFRIVDTNRRLVREFYDSWKRLDPQMSVGAGRESISAQAALMYDAVFVLVEAFNKILRKKPDQFRNNVQRRSQTLMAAASTSGDGSNSNGSSNNDAGFGSNSGSSSSGGGGFNIAPRALDCNTAKGWVNAWEHGDKISRYLRKVEIEGLTGDIKFNDDGRRVNYTLHVVEMTVNSAMVKVAEWNDVTGLQPLNAKFVRLRPHVEFEKNRTYIVTTVLEEPYIKVKKPEFGEQLRGNDRFEGYCKDLADLLSKQLGLDYELRLVKDGSYGSENPAVQGGWDGMVGELVRKEADIAIAPMTITAERERVIDFSKPFMSLGISIMIKKPVKQTPGVFSFMNPLSQEIWVSVIFSYIGVSIVLFFVSRFSPHEWRLVQQPLQQSQLPDPHAHHEQLANQQPPGIIGGATVPPPPGPPTPGPQTAACAAALQASLSAGSLSSSATANSAAVNEFSILNSFWYSLAAFMQQGCDLSPRSVSGRIAAASWFFFTLILISSYTANLAAFLTVERMVTPINSAEDLAMQTEVQYGTLLHGSTWDFFRRSPIGLHNKMWEYMNSHKSVFVPTYDEGIRRVRTSKGKYALLVESPKNEYVNAREPCDTMKVGPNMDTKGFGIATPLGSALKDPINMAVLTLTENGDLIKLREKWWYDKTECSLNKDNQEASHNELTLSNVAGIFYILIGGLMVSVFVAIIEFCFRSKANSSGSSLGGGGSASKSNGSMMLGPANIGPGGVASTHQRNAMTDSMHAKAKLTIQASRDYDNGRVGYYPPAPSDANEALHMNAHGQV
- the LOC133842426 gene encoding glutamate receptor 1 isoform X1, which codes for MDFSGKFVSCLVLWLCCSGNISRVSAQPSLTEKIPLGAIFEQGTDEVQSAFKYAMLNHNLNVSSRRFELQAYVDVINTADAFKLSRLICNQFSRGVYSMLGAVSPDSFDTLHSYSNTFQMPFVTPWFPEKVLTPSSGFLDFALSMRPDYHQAIIDTIQFYGWRKIIYLYDSHDGLLRLQQIYQGLKPGNESFQVELVKRISNVSMAIEFLHTLEQIGRFTKKHIVLDCPTEMAKQILIQHVRDLRLGRRTYHYLLSGLVMDDRWESEIIEFGAINITGFRIVDTNRRLVREFYDSWKRLDPQMSVGAGRESISAQAALMYDAVFVLVEAFNKILRKKPDQFRNNVQRRSQTLMAAASTSGDGSNSNGSSNNDAGFGSNSGSSSSGGGGFNIAPRALDCNTAKGWVNAWEHGDKISRYLRKVEIEGLTGDIKFNDDGRRVNYTLHVVEMTVNSAMVKVAEWNDVTGLQPLNAKFVRLRPHVEFEKNRTYIVTTVLEEPYIKVKKPEFGEQLRGNDRFEGYCKDLADLLSKQLGLDYELRLVKDGSYGSENPAVQGGWDGMVGELVRKEADIAIAPMTITAERERVIDFSKPFMSLGISIMIKKPVKQTPGVFSFMNPLSQEIWVSVIFSYIGVSIVLFFVSRFSPHEWRLVQQPLQQSQLPDPHAHHEQLANQQPPGIIGGATVPPPPGPPTPGPQTAACAAALQASLSAGSLSSSATANSAAVNEFSILNSFWYSLAAFMQQGCDLSPRSVSGRIAAASWFFFTLILISSYTANLAAFLTVERMVTPINSAEDLAMQTEVQYGTLLHGSTWDFFRRSPIGLHNKMWEYMNSHKSVFVPTYDEGIRRVRTSKGKYALLVESPKNEYVNAREPCDTMKVGPNMDTKGFGIATPLGSALKDPINMAVLTLTENGDLIKLREKWWYDKTECSLNKDNQEASHNELTLSNVAGIFYILIGGLMVSVFVAIIEFCFRSKANSSGSSLGGGGSASKSNGSMMLGPANIGPGGVASTHQRNAMTDSMHAKAKLTIQASRDYDNGRVGYLNCTSLQYYPPAPSDANEALHMNAHGQV